A region of Desulfolithobacter dissulfuricans DNA encodes the following proteins:
- a CDS encoding nitroreductase, with protein sequence MDTIECIKTRMSIRAFKPEPVPRELIMEVIEAARWSPSYKNSQPWEVMVLSGEKKEALSRFLIELLEQGEEPCPDIPAPQSWPPAEQARIDDLFRKRREATGIDLAAPEMVIKAKKANFRFYNAPHGIFLYQDDSLSQWSLFDLGIFAQSLMLAAHARGLGTVPQAFAVDYARQTKEFLGIPGNKRLVLGMSIGYPDTDSPANQLRTDRAPAEEIVTWLE encoded by the coding sequence ATGGACACAATAGAGTGCATCAAGACACGGATGAGTATCCGGGCCTTTAAGCCCGAACCTGTACCCCGCGAGCTCATTATGGAGGTCATCGAAGCGGCTCGCTGGTCCCCGTCGTACAAAAACAGCCAGCCCTGGGAAGTGATGGTTTTGTCAGGCGAGAAAAAAGAAGCACTCTCCAGATTTCTGATCGAACTGCTGGAACAGGGCGAGGAACCCTGCCCTGATATCCCGGCCCCACAATCCTGGCCGCCAGCGGAGCAGGCCCGGATCGACGACCTGTTTCGAAAACGCAGGGAGGCCACCGGTATTGACCTGGCGGCGCCGGAGATGGTTATCAAGGCGAAAAAGGCCAATTTCCGGTTCTACAATGCCCCGCACGGTATCTTTCTCTACCAGGATGATTCCCTGTCCCAGTGGTCACTCTTTGACCTGGGAATCTTTGCCCAGAGCCTGATGCTGGCAGCCCATGCCAGGGGACTGGGAACCGTTCCCCAGGCGTTTGCAGTCGACTATGCCCGGCAGACCAAGGAATTCCTCGGTATTCCAGGCAACAAACGATTGGTTCTGGGCATGTCCATCGGCTATCCCGACACGGACTCCCCGGCCAACCAGCTGCGGACCGACAGAGCACCAGCCGAAGAAATCGTCACCTGGCTGGAGTGA
- the thiF gene encoding sulfur carrier protein ThiS adenylyltransferase ThiF, giving the protein MLLVNEQPWPYRKGMRMEDLAAEVKPYADVFVLNGKPVGPETLLQDGDRCTLIKKGEIPSALDMDKVLRVRHSPEVQERLRKATVAVMGLGGLGSAVAVSLVKIGIGKLIICDYDVVDLSNIHRQQYFIDQIGQKKTRALKKTLVRINPFVAVEPLDIQLTEQTITELAGQVDVLVECFDQVAMKSAALRVALKCMKDKGFVGASGLAGFGPGNTIRTRRIRNNIYLVGDNESDVATTGSLLAPRVGIAAHQQANQVVRILLGENEV; this is encoded by the coding sequence ATGCTTCTGGTCAATGAACAGCCCTGGCCCTATCGCAAGGGCATGCGCATGGAAGACCTGGCCGCCGAGGTAAAACCGTATGCCGACGTCTTTGTCCTCAACGGCAAACCGGTGGGCCCGGAAACGCTCCTCCAGGATGGAGATCGATGCACCCTGATCAAGAAGGGCGAGATCCCCTCGGCCCTGGACATGGACAAGGTTCTCCGGGTACGCCACAGTCCGGAAGTCCAGGAACGGCTCAGGAAGGCCACGGTGGCGGTCATGGGCCTGGGTGGTCTGGGATCAGCGGTGGCGGTGAGTCTTGTCAAAATCGGTATTGGCAAGCTTATCATATGTGATTATGATGTGGTTGATCTGAGCAACATCCATCGGCAGCAATACTTTATCGACCAGATCGGCCAAAAGAAAACCAGGGCCCTGAAAAAGACCCTGGTCCGGATCAATCCCTTTGTCGCGGTGGAACCCCTTGATATCCAGCTGACCGAGCAGACCATCACCGAACTGGCCGGCCAGGTGGATGTCCTGGTGGAATGTTTCGACCAGGTGGCCATGAAAAGCGCAGCCCTCAGGGTGGCGCTCAAATGCATGAAGGACAAGGGATTCGTCGGAGCCTCCGGGCTGGCCGGTTTTGGACCGGGTAACACCATCCGGACCCGAAGGATCAGGAACAACATCTACCTCGTGGGCGATAACGAGTCCGACGTGGCCACCACGGGCAGTCTCCTTGCCCCGCGGGTCGGCATAGCAGCCCACCAGCAGGCCAACCAGGTTGTGCGGATCCTGCTGGGAGAAAACGAGGTCTGA
- a CDS encoding bifunctional UDP-N-acetylglucosamine diphosphorylase/glucosamine-1-phosphate N-acetyltransferase GlmU produces the protein MKEILAVILAAGKGTRMKSDRAKVLHEVFYRPMLHHVLDAVTAAGIQDMAVIVGHQREEVISSLSAYQVTPVLQEEQLGTGHAVLCGEKHCDRAELVMILCGDTPLIRPETLRAMIDAHLQSEATVTLMTTRLDDPFGYGRIITDTDGSILEIVEQKDATPEQRCITEINAGIYLADREFLFQALKQVGTDNSQGEVYLTDIIGIARHQGKKVHTFLHPVAIDVLGVNSRVELAQAHQELQMRRNRELMLSGVTMYGPETISIAPGIDVGRDTVIHPGVQVTGRAEIGSGCIIHSGVMIHDAVLDDRAVIGAHAVLQNCRIEKSEHIPPLTLRVS, from the coding sequence ATGAAAGAGATCCTCGCCGTTATTCTTGCCGCAGGCAAGGGCACCAGAATGAAATCCGACCGGGCCAAGGTCCTGCATGAAGTCTTCTATCGGCCCATGCTCCACCACGTCCTTGATGCGGTCACCGCAGCCGGCATCCAGGATATGGCGGTTATCGTCGGCCACCAGCGCGAAGAGGTGATCTCCTCCCTGTCGGCCTACCAGGTGACCCCGGTGCTCCAGGAAGAGCAACTTGGAACCGGCCATGCGGTTCTCTGCGGAGAAAAGCATTGTGACCGGGCAGAGCTGGTCATGATTCTCTGCGGCGATACCCCGCTCATCCGGCCCGAAACCCTGCGGGCCATGATCGACGCCCACCTGCAAAGCGAAGCCACTGTCACCCTGATGACCACCCGACTCGATGACCCCTTTGGCTACGGCCGGATCATCACGGACACGGATGGCTCTATTCTGGAAATCGTTGAACAGAAGGATGCCACCCCCGAGCAACGGTGCATCACCGAAATCAACGCCGGTATCTACCTTGCCGACCGGGAGTTTCTCTTCCAGGCCCTGAAGCAGGTGGGCACCGACAACAGCCAGGGCGAGGTCTACCTGACCGACATCATCGGAATTGCCAGGCACCAGGGGAAAAAGGTGCACACCTTCCTCCACCCGGTGGCCATCGACGTGCTCGGGGTCAACTCCCGGGTGGAACTGGCCCAGGCCCACCAGGAACTGCAGATGCGGCGCAACCGGGAACTCATGCTTTCCGGGGTCACCATGTATGGTCCGGAGACCATTTCCATTGCTCCAGGGATTGATGTGGGCCGCGACACGGTGATCCACCCGGGGGTCCAGGTAACCGGCCGGGCCGAAATCGGCAGTGGCTGCATCATCCATTCCGGAGTCATGATCCATGACGCCGTCCTCGACGATCGGGCTGTCATCGGTGCTCACGCAGTGCTCCAGAACTGCCGAATCGAAAAATCCGAGCACATTCCTCCCCTCACCCTCCGGGTCAGCTGA
- the thiS gene encoding sulfur carrier protein ThiS produces the protein MHIICNGQQQEIKEETTLSSLLDSLKLRPDAVVAEVNKNIIDPDQYDTLLLQDGDRVELIRFVGGG, from the coding sequence ATGCACATTATCTGTAACGGACAACAGCAGGAAATAAAGGAGGAAACCACCCTCTCCTCCCTGCTCGATTCTCTCAAACTGCGGCCAGATGCCGTGGTGGCCGAGGTAAACAAAAATATCATTGATCCGGACCAGTACGATACTCTCCTCCTCCAGGACGGCGACAGGGTCGAGCTGATTCGTTTTGTTGGAGGCGGCTGA
- a CDS encoding helix-turn-helix transcriptional regulator, translated as MSQLERIYYFHSLLSAGRYPNTVQLQEEFEISRSTAHRDIAYLRDRLLAPLAFDQRKNGYYYTDATFRLPFENSPSLTLILGMLGNMVRESGLDSLPELEELKDRLESLVFPGQKNIDDLLHCEWIEMEQVDSRVFTSVLTALGQQRQLKLVYHVPAGGVSRRTVDPIKLINYQGRWYLLAWCHLRQDRRMFHLGRVKKAAPADREVQHTMKTGDTWLSESFGIFKGKVTVTATVRFTGKAAEIVANQRWHPRQRMERTERGLILSLPVADDRELLMKILQFGSQAEVLSPQSLRDKVVHELRAMQQLYSSGTPCV; from the coding sequence GTGAGCCAGTTAGAGAGGATCTATTACTTTCACTCCCTGCTCAGCGCCGGCCGGTATCCCAACACCGTCCAGCTGCAGGAAGAGTTCGAGATATCCAGGTCCACCGCCCACCGGGATATCGCCTATCTCCGCGACCGACTCCTGGCACCACTGGCCTTTGACCAGCGTAAAAACGGCTATTACTATACCGACGCGACCTTCCGTCTCCCCTTCGAAAACAGCCCTTCCCTGACCCTGATTCTCGGCATGCTCGGTAACATGGTCCGCGAATCCGGTCTGGACTCCCTTCCCGAGCTGGAGGAACTCAAGGACCGGCTGGAATCCCTGGTCTTTCCCGGACAGAAAAATATCGACGACCTGCTGCACTGTGAATGGATCGAGATGGAACAGGTGGATAGCCGGGTTTTCACCTCGGTCCTGACTGCGCTCGGGCAGCAGAGGCAGCTCAAACTCGTCTATCATGTACCCGCCGGCGGGGTCTCCCGGCGCACGGTGGACCCGATCAAGCTTATCAATTACCAGGGCCGGTGGTACCTGCTGGCCTGGTGCCATCTGCGCCAGGATCGACGGATGTTTCATCTTGGCAGGGTGAAAAAAGCGGCTCCGGCAGACAGGGAAGTCCAGCACACGATGAAGACAGGAGATACCTGGCTGAGCGAAAGCTTCGGTATTTTCAAGGGCAAGGTCACGGTCACGGCCACTGTCCGGTTTACCGGCAAGGCGGCAGAAATCGTTGCCAACCAGCGCTGGCATCCCAGGCAGCGGATGGAACGGACCGAAAGGGGCCTTATCCTGTCCCTGCCGGTGGCCGACGACCGGGAACTGCTGATGAAGATCCTCCAGTTCGGCAGCCAGGCCGAAGTCCTTTCGCCCCAGTCCCTGCGTGACAAAGTGGTGCACGAACTTCGAGCCATGCAGCAGCTCTACTCCTCCGGAACCCCTTGCGTTTGA
- the thiH gene encoding 2-iminoacetate synthase ThiH, with protein sequence MTAPSSPQTRFTVPDFATLKGLVSQATVDDVQAALRREHLRIEDLAALLSPAAETMLPLLAAESRRITTLRFGRTTQIYAPLYLSNLCTNRCAYCGFSADNRIARRKLSLEEAEAEAEILRKRGFQHILLVSGEAPAALGVDYLEAIALRLRDRFAALSIEVQPLNTEEYARLFAAGITAVAVYQETYDRRVYDKVHLSGRKCDYDYRLETPARAAAAGMREVGIGALLGLADWRCEGLALGLHLAWLRKHFWKTNFTVSFPRLRPAAGSFEPLVHVTEAHLSQLIFALRIFDPDVGLILSTREEERYRDGMLGLGPTRYSAGSCTAPGGYSQDEEKGDHHDGEQFSVGDHRSIGEVCAAIRRKGFDPVCKDWDREFQHLEDQEPVPVPAE encoded by the coding sequence ATGACCGCTCCCAGCAGCCCACAGACCCGATTCACAGTGCCTGACTTTGCCACCCTCAAAGGCCTCGTCAGCCAGGCAACGGTGGACGATGTCCAGGCTGCCCTGCGCCGGGAACATCTGCGGATCGAAGACCTTGCCGCCCTGCTCTCACCGGCGGCCGAGACCATGCTGCCCCTGCTGGCCGCCGAGTCCAGACGGATCACCACCCTGCGCTTTGGCCGGACCACACAGATCTACGCTCCGCTCTATCTTTCCAATCTCTGCACCAACCGCTGTGCTTACTGCGGCTTTTCCGCAGACAACAGGATCGCTCGTCGCAAGCTCAGCCTGGAGGAAGCAGAGGCCGAAGCCGAGATCCTGCGAAAAAGGGGATTCCAGCATATTCTCCTGGTCAGCGGCGAAGCGCCGGCTGCGCTTGGGGTGGACTACCTCGAAGCCATTGCCCTGCGCCTCCGGGATCGGTTTGCTGCCCTGTCCATCGAGGTTCAACCGCTTAATACCGAAGAGTATGCCCGCCTGTTTGCGGCCGGGATCACCGCCGTGGCCGTATACCAGGAAACCTATGACCGCCGGGTGTATGATAAGGTGCACCTGAGCGGCCGGAAATGCGACTACGACTACCGCCTCGAGACCCCGGCCCGGGCCGCGGCCGCCGGCATGCGCGAGGTCGGCATCGGCGCCCTGCTGGGACTGGCCGACTGGCGCTGCGAGGGTCTGGCCCTGGGTTTACATCTGGCCTGGCTGCGCAAACATTTCTGGAAGACCAACTTCACGGTCAGCTTTCCCAGGCTACGCCCGGCGGCCGGATCCTTCGAGCCCCTGGTCCACGTGACCGAGGCGCATCTGAGCCAGCTCATCTTTGCTCTGAGGATCTTTGATCCGGACGTGGGGCTCATCCTCTCCACCCGGGAAGAGGAACGGTACCGGGACGGCATGCTCGGCCTGGGTCCCACCCGCTATTCGGCAGGATCCTGCACTGCGCCGGGTGGGTATTCCCAGGATGAGGAAAAAGGAGATCATCACGACGGCGAACAGTTCAGTGTCGGTGACCACCGCAGCATAGGCGAGGTCTGCGCCGCCATCCGCCGCAAAGGCTTTGACCCGGTCTGCAAGGACTGGGACAGGGAGTTTCAACACCTGGAAGACCAGGAGCCGGTTCCTGTTCCGGCAGAATAA
- a CDS encoding IMP cyclohydrolase — protein sequence MSDIKKMYTTILGDSFPLEMTISFGDQTLVYRKKTWKIRKEDGTEEERGLRYGENPDQEAALYELVNGNLVLGECKFIEPGNSLVSGITVDDMLQVGKHPGKINLTDVDNGLNILKYLMDKPAAVILKHNNPCGASLGESLAEAYNRANRADRIAAFGGAVVLSRPVDRETAEMMSQNYLEVVCAPDFEEGSLEILAQRKNLRVIKIERIDRLAEFEKYRFVDFKSLIDGGIIVQQSAVNSIRSREDLKPAVATWKGKEYRCEREPTQREIDDMIFGWAVEHGVTSNSVIYVKDGCTVGIGTGEQDRVGVAEIAVYKAYKKYADITCFDKFGIPYADLELEVEQGKRDRADKEEIDAKVKEDRAGLPGSVMISDAFFPFRDAADVGIREGVSAILQAGGSMRDYASIEACNEADPKVAMMFTGQRSFKH from the coding sequence ATGTCAGACATTAAGAAGATGTACACCACCATTCTCGGGGACTCCTTTCCCCTGGAGATGACCATTTCTTTTGGCGACCAGACCCTGGTATACCGTAAAAAGACCTGGAAGATCCGCAAGGAGGACGGCACAGAAGAGGAACGGGGCCTGCGCTACGGCGAAAACCCGGACCAGGAGGCCGCTCTCTATGAACTGGTCAACGGCAACCTGGTGCTGGGCGAGTGCAAATTCATCGAACCCGGCAACTCCCTGGTCAGCGGCATCACCGTGGACGACATGCTCCAGGTGGGTAAACATCCCGGCAAGATCAACCTCACCGACGTGGACAACGGGCTTAACATCCTCAAGTACCTGATGGACAAACCGGCCGCGGTCATCCTCAAGCATAACAATCCCTGTGGCGCCTCGCTGGGAGAGAGCCTGGCCGAAGCCTACAACCGGGCCAACCGGGCTGACCGGATTGCCGCCTTTGGCGGGGCCGTGGTCCTCAGTCGGCCGGTGGACAGGGAAACGGCCGAGATGATGTCACAGAACTACCTGGAAGTTGTCTGCGCCCCGGATTTTGAAGAGGGTTCGCTGGAGATCCTGGCCCAGCGCAAAAACCTGCGGGTCATCAAGATCGAGCGCATCGACAGGCTGGCCGAGTTTGAAAAGTACCGGTTTGTGGATTTCAAGTCCCTGATCGATGGCGGCATCATTGTCCAGCAGTCGGCGGTCAACTCCATCCGCTCCAGGGAAGATCTCAAACCGGCCGTGGCCACCTGGAAGGGCAAGGAGTACCGCTGCGAAAGGGAGCCCACCCAGCGCGAAATAGACGACATGATCTTTGGCTGGGCTGTTGAGCATGGCGTGACATCCAACTCGGTTATCTACGTCAAGGACGGCTGCACCGTGGGAATCGGTACCGGCGAGCAGGACCGGGTCGGGGTGGCGGAAATCGCCGTCTACAAAGCCTATAAAAAATACGCCGACATCACCTGCTTTGACAAGTTCGGCATTCCTTACGCCGATCTGGAACTGGAAGTCGAGCAGGGTAAGCGGGACAGGGCGGACAAGGAAGAAATCGACGCCAAGGTTAAGGAGGACCGGGCAGGTCTGCCCGGCTCGGTGATGATCTCGGACGCCTTCTTTCCCTTCCGGGATGCCGCCGACGTGGGTATCCGCGAGGGCGTCAGCGCCATCCTCCAGGCCGGTGGCTCCATGCGTGATTACGCCTCCATCGAGGCCTGCAACGAGGCTGATCCCAAAGTGGCCATGATGTTCACCGGCCAGCGCTCGTTCAAGCATTAA
- a CDS encoding thiazole synthase has translation MLTIAETPFSSRLFVGTGKFASSELMARAIEASGAQMVTVALRRVDLNNPQDDIMTHLDRDTIHFLPNTSGARNAEEAVRLARLARAASGTNWLKLEVTPDPRTLLPDPVDTLKATEQLVKEGFIVLPYMNADPILALRLQDAGAAAVMPLGAPIGTNLGVQTALQVEIIIEQARVPVVVDAGIGAPSHAAQAMEMGADAVLVNTAIAVAGDPVRMARAFKAAVEAGREAYEAGLGRPSRQASASSPQEGMLTENLDFLQG, from the coding sequence ATGCTGACCATTGCCGAGACCCCCTTTTCCTCACGCCTCTTTGTCGGTACCGGCAAGTTCGCCTCTTCCGAGCTGATGGCCAGGGCCATCGAGGCCTCTGGCGCCCAGATGGTGACCGTGGCCCTGCGGCGGGTGGACCTGAACAATCCCCAGGATGATATCATGACCCATCTGGACCGGGACACCATCCACTTTCTGCCCAATACTTCGGGCGCCCGGAATGCCGAAGAGGCCGTCCGGTTGGCCCGGCTGGCCAGGGCGGCCAGTGGTACCAACTGGCTGAAACTGGAGGTCACCCCGGATCCACGCACCCTGCTCCCGGACCCGGTGGACACCCTCAAGGCCACCGAGCAACTGGTGAAGGAAGGGTTCATCGTCCTGCCCTACATGAACGCTGATCCCATCCTGGCGCTCAGGCTGCAGGACGCCGGAGCAGCGGCGGTCATGCCCCTGGGCGCCCCTATCGGCACAAATCTCGGGGTCCAGACTGCCCTTCAGGTGGAAATCATCATCGAGCAGGCCAGGGTTCCCGTGGTGGTCGATGCCGGAATCGGCGCCCCGTCCCATGCTGCTCAGGCCATGGAAATGGGGGCTGATGCCGTGCTTGTGAACACCGCCATTGCCGTGGCCGGTGACCCGGTGCGGATGGCCAGGGCTTTCAAGGCAGCGGTGGAAGCCGGCCGGGAAGCCTATGAGGCTGGACTTGGCCGCCCGTCCAGGCAGGCCAGCGCCTCCTCGCCGCAGGAAGGCATGCTTACCGAGAACCTGGATTTCCTGCAGGGATGA